In the Patescibacteria group bacterium genome, GATTCATCAAATTGACCCAAAGTTGGTTACTAGTGAGTTACGACGGGCAGCTAAAACAATCAATTTTGGTATATTATATGGGTTGTCTGCGCATCGCTTGTCCGGCCAACTTAGTATTAGCCATGCTGAAGCAAAACAGTTTATCGATCGATATTTTGCGTCCTACCCCGGTATCAAACAGTTTTTGGAAAAAGTAATTGAGCAGTCCAGGCGAGATGGCTATTACACTACTTTATTTGGACGCCGACGCATTTTCCCCGAGATCAATTCGGGCGCATGGGCGGTACGGGCGGGGGCAGAGCGCATGGCGATGAACTTTCCAATGCAGGGCGCGGTGGCTGATATTTTGAAGATGGCGATGATCAAAGCTGGTCACGAATTTGCATTGCACCAAGATCAGATTAAGCCGGTGTTAACGATTCATGACGAGTTAATTTTTGAAGTAGCCGAGGCCGAAGTTGATTTTGTGGCTAAGAATTTGCCTCAAATTATGACTAGCGTGTGCAAATTGGATGTTCCGCTGGTAGCAGAGGTTAAAGTGGGTGAAAACTGGGGAAACATGAGCAAATTCGAACAATAGAAACTTCCTGTTTCTGTCATTTCGACCCTGCGAGCATTGTCGAGCTGTTGGAGAAATCTTAATTAAGAATTTGAAATTTGAAGTTTGAAATTTGAAATTTTTAATTCTGGAAGGGATTCTATTCAGATTTCTCCGCCGCGGTCGTGTTGACACACTCCCCGAGTCGAAATGACAGGTGATAGAGGTAAAATTTATGATTAAAAGCAATATTTATTTATTTTACGGTGAGGATAGCGCGGCGATACGGGCTAAATTAAAGCAATGGACCGATAAGCTATCTAAGCAGACAGATTTATTATTAGACAGCATAGACTTAGATGCGTCTGAAGTTACTTTTGATCAAATTCAGAACGCCGTATCACTAGTGCCGTTGTTTTCCGGGAAAAGATTAGTAGTGGTACGCAACGTTTTTTCAGCGCCCAAAAATGTGGCCGAGAAAATGACGGCGTACTTGCCTAGTGTGCCAGAATCAACAGTGCTGGTATTAGTCGAAGAGGGCAAAATTGATCCAAAAGACGCTTTGCTTAATCAGCTTAAAAACAACTATAAGGTGGATTATTTTGCACCGGTTTCGTTGGCCAGCATTAACAAATCCGCTACGCTGATTATTCAAAAATCTGACATCAAAATTAACTTTGCCGCCAAGAATTTACTATTAAATCGAATTGGATTAGACAGCTTTCGGTTGGCAAACGAGTTGGAAAAATTGCGTTTGTATGCAAATAGCAAAGAAATCACCACAGAAATGGTCGAGACGTTGGTGCCGGAAACGCTCGAATCGCGTATTTTTCAACTATCTGATGCTATTATGGGGAATCAAGTAAAAACTGCGTGTTCGCTTATGCTTAATGAGTTAAGATTTGGTGCTGATCCGTTAAAAATACTAGGGCTATTAATTAGCCTGGTGAGAAAACAACTAATAGTATCTGATAATGCCCCGGGGAAGATGTCTGATGCTCAGATAAGTGTCAAAATGAACATCAAACCGTTCGTGATTCAGAAGATGAAAGCGACTGCGCAAAAGACTGGCCAAGTTAAGCTAATAAACTACTATACGCGGTTGTGTTTGGCAGATATCAACCTAAAACTCGGCCTTGAGGCCGAGCCGGTAATGCTGAATTTATGTAGAATTTGAGAAGACGGTTAGGGGGCTTAGGGTGATTAGGGGTATTGGGGGAAACCGTTTGTTTTCCCAATCACCCAAATGTCCCTAATTCCCCTTATTGGTCTTTTTCTTTTTCGTGGCTGTTTTGGCCTTGGCTGAAACCGCTTTTTTGGTCGGTTTTACGACCGGAGACGTTGCTTTTGAAGCTAATCTTGAGAGTAATCGGCTAGCGGTGCGGCGATGTAGCAATTTGGTTTTTACCGCTTTGTCTAGCGAGCTTTGGGCCTGAGAAATCGCGTCGGTTGCGCTATCCGGGCTAACCAACACTAACTTGCGCGCCTCTTTTAGGGCACGTTTGTAGGTGTTTTTTAGCACGATGTTTTCGCTGGCACGGCGTTTGGCAACAGATACAGCTTTTTTGGCAGATGATGTAATTGGCATATCTCAAAATCCTTTTGATGGTTGGTTTAACTAATATATTAACATATAAAATTGTCTTGTGCAAATATTTTATTAGTAATCGTCCACATTTATGGAAACCCTTCTCCTCACGAGGAGAAGGTGCCCGTAGGGCGGATGAGGAGCTCCTCACCCGGCTTGCAGCCACCCTCTCCTCAGTAAGGAGAGGGGACAAAGGCTATTGCTCTTTTGTCGCTTTTTTGCTATATTAATCTGTCAGCCAATTTGATAAAGGCAATATGGAATTAACTCCAAAACAACAAATCGTCGAGTTAGCAAAAGGGGCAAACAATATCTTAATCGTAACTCATGATCGCCCAGACGGCGATGGTCTTGGTAGTGCGTTGGGGCTTAAGCTGGCTTTAACCAAGCTAAACAAATCGGTAACTATTGCTGCTGCAAACCCAGAGCATCAATTACATCATTTTTTACCCGGTATCACCGAAATTCAATCTCAAATTAGCGCTCACAAAGATCTAATTATCTCTATTGATACCGAGCAGACGCCGGTAAAAAAGGTGATGTATCAAAAATCACCCGATAACCAACTAAATATTATTGTGACGCCGGATCAAAATATTACTATTGATGCATCGCGTTTAACATTTTCGACCGGCCAATACGCGTGGGATCTGATTATTGCGCTTGACTGCGCCGATATTGAGCGAATTGGAGACGTTTATACTCAGAATCCGGATATGTTTTTCGATGTGCCGGTGGTAAATATTGACCATCATCCCGGAAATGACCATTGGGGTCGAGTAAATTTGGTAGATATGACCGCTACATCCACCTCGGAAATACTGGTTTCGGTGATTGAATCTTTGGGTCGCGAACAGAATTTGCTTGATGAAGACACTGCTACCTGTTTGCTGTGCGGCATTATTAGCGATACCAACAGTTTTCAGAACAATAATACTACGCCGAAATCGTTTACGGTGGCAGCACAGTTAATTGCGGCCGGCGCCAGACAGCAAGAAATCATTCATAATCTGTTTCGCACCAAATCTTTGTCAACACTCAAGCTATGGGGAACAATTTTGGCGAATGTGCAAGAAGAAGCTGATTTTGTGTGGTCTTACGCTACCGCAACCGAGATTGCGGATGCCGGCGCTGCTCCAGAGCAAACCAGCGGCATTATTGACGAATTGCTCAAGACTACTACCGGGTCTAGTTTCGCTTTGATGTTATCGGAGCGAGACGGGGGAGTTCATGGCTCGTTGCGCGCGATTAATAAAACGGTTGATGTTTCGGTGATCGCCAATCTTTTTGGGGGTGGTGGACATGCGGCCGCGGCTGCGTTTGATATTCCAAATACCACGCTTGCGGACAGTCAGGCATTAGTAATCGACAAAGTGAAACAGCTTCAAGCAGATCGGTCGGGGAAATAGGGTGTTGCGGGGAAACCTAAAGCAAGAATTTGAAATTTGAAATTTGAAATTTTTAATGGTGGAAGGGATTCTTTCTTAGATTTCTCCACCCTCGAGACAATGCTCGAGGAGTCGAAATGACAGTTTATGAGGCTTGTCTTGACCAAATCAACTATCAGTGATATAACTAAGCAGTAGGATAACAAAAGTAATTAAGGATAAACATGGCAGAGAAGAATCTGATCAAGAAATATCAAACCCACAAAGAAGACACCGGATCAACATCGGTGCAGGTTGCGGTATTGACCGCTAAAATTAAAGAACTAACCGAGCATTTGCGCGAACATCGCAAAGATTTTGATAGCAGAGTCGGTTTGTTAAAAATGGTGGGCAAACGTCGTCGCTTGCTTAATTACATGGCCAAAACCGATTTAGAAGGCTATGAAAAAATCATCGCAGATTTAGGTCTGCGTAAGTAATACTTATCATTTAACAAATTAATGTTTTTGGACAGTTTAGTCTAATTAGTCTTTAGCGAAATGGAGCAAGACCAAAAGTATTTCGTGCTTCATCCGATAAAGTCCAATTAGTACTACTTGTCCTAAAGAAAGGGCACATGGACATAAAAACGATCAAGACCGAGCTCGGCGGCAAAGAGCTTTCTTTTGAGATAGGTAAATTTGCCGGATTAGCCGATGGATCGGTAACAGTTCGATACGGTGACACGGTAGTATTAGCCACGGCAGTAATGGCGCCGGAAGCTAAAGATGGCACCGATTTCTTTCCACTCCAAGTAGAATATGAGGAACGATTGTACGCGGCCGGCAAAATTTCCGGTAGCCGCTTTATTAAACGTGAAGGTCGTCCGTCTGACCAAGCCATTTTAACCTCGCGCTTGATTGATCGCAGCGTACGCCCGATGTTTTCAAAATACGAACGTCGCGATGTTCAAGTAATTGTAACCGTGTTGTCTTTTGATAACGAAAATGACCCAGACGTAGTCTCCATCGTTGCCGCTTCAGCCGCCTTGATGGCATCAACCGTGCCATTCCGCGGACCAATTGGTGCTGTGCGCGTTGGTTTAGTCGATGATAAATTTATTATCAACCCAACTCGCAGCGAGCGAGAAAAAAGCTCGCTTGATTTAGTAGTTTCAGGAACATCCGAGCGAGTGGTGATGATTGAGGCCGGCGCTAATCAAGTACCGGAAGAGACGGTAATTAAAGCAATCGCTTTTGCGCAAGAAAATCTTAAACCAACCTTAGAAATCCAGAAAAAATTAGTCGATATAATCAATCCGGTCAATCAAACCGAAACCGGCCTAGACACCACCATGCACGATAAAGTGGCGGATTACGTTGGCGGACAGCTAGACGAAATTCTAACCATGGCCGACAAAGAACAGCGCGAAACTAGTTTAGCTGCGTTTGAAACTCAAGTGCTGTCTAACTTTGATGGTGATTACAAACAAGTTGATCTAAAAGTGGCGTTTGCCAAAGTGGTAGAAAAGAAGCTGCGCGCTGCCATTTTAGACAAAGGTATCAGACCCGATGGCCGTCATCCTAAAGAAATTCGACCGTTATTTATCGAAGTCGGATTGCTGCCTCGTACGCATGGTAGCGGTTTGTTTACTCGAGGCCAAACCCAAGCTCTAACCATCGCCACCCTAGGAGCGCCAGGCGAAGAGCAAATTATTGAAACGATGGACGAAGAAAGCACCAAGCGCTTTATGCATCACTACAACTTCCCACCTTTCTCAACCGGTGAAGTACGACCGGTGCGTGGTGCGTCTCGTCGCGAAATTGGCCACGGCGCCTTAGCCGAACGCGCGTTATATCCGGTTATCCCAGATCAACAAACATTCCCATACACCATTCGTTTAGTGTCCGAAGTGTTGTCTAGCAACGGCTCGTCATCGATGGCCTCAACCTGCGGCTCCACCTTAGCGTTAATGGACGCGGGCGTGCCAATTTTAGAGCCAGTTTCCGGTATTGCCATGGGCTTGATGACAGACGAAAAAGGGAAATACTGCGTGCTATCCGACTTGCAAGGGTTGGAAGATTTCTCGGGCGATATGGATTTCAAAATCGCCGGCACCAAAAATGGTATCACCGCAATTCAGCTAGACGTTAAAATTGCCGGGCTCACCCCCGAAATTATCCACGACACGGTGATGCAAGCCAAAGAAGGCCGAATGTTTATTTTGGGTGAAATGCTTAAAGTGATCCCAGAAGTGCGCAAAGATTTATCACAATTTGCCCCGCGAATTACCGCTATTAAAATTGATCCGGAAAAAATCGGCATCGTAATTGGTGGCGGCGGTAAAACGATCAACAAAATCGTCACCGAATGTGGCGGCAAAGAGATTACCAGCATCGACATTGATGATGACGGCACCATTATGGTTTCGTCCACCGATCCCGAAATGTCTAAAAAAGCGATCAGCTGGATTGAAGGG is a window encoding:
- a CDS encoding polyribonucleotide nucleotidyltransferase, with the translated sequence MDIKTIKTELGGKELSFEIGKFAGLADGSVTVRYGDTVVLATAVMAPEAKDGTDFFPLQVEYEERLYAAGKISGSRFIKREGRPSDQAILTSRLIDRSVRPMFSKYERRDVQVIVTVLSFDNENDPDVVSIVAASAALMASTVPFRGPIGAVRVGLVDDKFIINPTRSEREKSSLDLVVSGTSERVVMIEAGANQVPEETVIKAIAFAQENLKPTLEIQKKLVDIINPVNQTETGLDTTMHDKVADYVGGQLDEILTMADKEQRETSLAAFETQVLSNFDGDYKQVDLKVAFAKVVEKKLRAAILDKGIRPDGRHPKEIRPLFIEVGLLPRTHGSGLFTRGQTQALTIATLGAPGEEQIIETMDEESTKRFMHHYNFPPFSTGEVRPVRGASRREIGHGALAERALYPVIPDQQTFPYTIRLVSEVLSSNGSSSMASTCGSTLALMDAGVPILEPVSGIAMGLMTDEKGKYCVLSDLQGLEDFSGDMDFKIAGTKNGITAIQLDVKIAGLTPEIIHDTVMQAKEGRMFILGEMLKVIPEVRKDLSQFAPRITAIKIDPEKIGIVIGGGGKTINKIVTECGGKEITSIDIDDDGTIMVSSTDPEMSKKAISWIEGLTKEIKIGEKYTGEVTNIVKDRMRGNEIGAIVQITPNQDGMVHISEVAPERIEKVSDVLKVGQTVNVVVTDIDKERGRIGLSIKRYGEQNQPVEQRFHE
- the holA gene encoding DNA polymerase III subunit delta → MIKSNIYLFYGEDSAAIRAKLKQWTDKLSKQTDLLLDSIDLDASEVTFDQIQNAVSLVPLFSGKRLVVVRNVFSAPKNVAEKMTAYLPSVPESTVLVLVEEGKIDPKDALLNQLKNNYKVDYFAPVSLASINKSATLIIQKSDIKINFAAKNLLLNRIGLDSFRLANELEKLRLYANSKEITTEMVETLVPETLESRIFQLSDAIMGNQVKTACSLMLNELRFGADPLKILGLLISLVRKQLIVSDNAPGKMSDAQISVKMNIKPFVIQKMKATAQKTGQVKLINYYTRLCLADINLKLGLEAEPVMLNLCRI
- a CDS encoding DHH family phosphoesterase; its protein translation is MELTPKQQIVELAKGANNILIVTHDRPDGDGLGSALGLKLALTKLNKSVTIAAANPEHQLHHFLPGITEIQSQISAHKDLIISIDTEQTPVKKVMYQKSPDNQLNIIVTPDQNITIDASRLTFSTGQYAWDLIIALDCADIERIGDVYTQNPDMFFDVPVVNIDHHPGNDHWGRVNLVDMTATSTSEILVSVIESLGREQNLLDEDTATCLLCGIISDTNSFQNNNTTPKSFTVAAQLIAAGARQQEIIHNLFRTKSLSTLKLWGTILANVQEEADFVWSYATATEIADAGAAPEQTSGIIDELLKTTTGSSFALMLSERDGGVHGSLRAINKTVDVSVIANLFGGGGHAAAAAFDIPNTTLADSQALVIDKVKQLQADRSGK
- the rpsO gene encoding 30S ribosomal protein S15, whose product is MAEKNLIKKYQTHKEDTGSTSVQVAVLTAKIKELTEHLREHRKDFDSRVGLLKMVGKRRRLLNYMAKTDLEGYEKIIADLGLRK
- the rpsT gene encoding 30S ribosomal protein S20; protein product: MPITSSAKKAVSVAKRRASENIVLKNTYKRALKEARKLVLVSPDSATDAISQAQSSLDKAVKTKLLHRRTASRLLSRLASKATSPVVKPTKKAVSAKAKTATKKKKTNKGN